The Paracoccus sediminicola genome has a segment encoding these proteins:
- the gloB gene encoding hydroxyacylglutathione hydrolase, which produces MSQAEIVTIRCLTDNYAYLLRANGRTALFDAPESGPILAMLKERGWQLEQIFLTHHHDDHIGGVAALVSETGAQLIGAAADAHRLPDLDIAVEPGGSCEAAGLTAHVLDVSGHTVGHVAFHVPDANAAFTGDSLMALGCGRLFEGDPAMMWESLQRVNALPGDTLICSGHDYCASNGAFALSVDENNDALRRRIEETAASERPCAPATLDEERRTNPFLRASELAAGRDAASPAEAFATLRRMKDSF; this is translated from the coding sequence ATGTCCCAAGCCGAGATCGTCACCATCCGCTGCCTGACGGACAATTACGCCTATCTTCTGCGCGCGAATGGCCGCACGGCGCTGTTCGACGCGCCCGAGTCGGGCCCGATCCTCGCCATGCTGAAAGAGCGGGGCTGGCAGCTGGAACAGATTTTCCTGACCCATCACCATGACGACCATATCGGCGGGGTCGCAGCGCTGGTGTCGGAAACCGGCGCCCAGCTCATCGGCGCCGCAGCGGATGCGCATCGCCTGCCCGATCTGGATATCGCCGTCGAGCCGGGCGGCAGCTGCGAGGCAGCCGGGCTGACCGCGCATGTGCTGGATGTCTCGGGCCACACGGTCGGGCATGTGGCCTTTCATGTTCCCGACGCCAACGCGGCGTTCACCGGGGACAGCCTGATGGCATTGGGCTGCGGGCGGCTTTTCGAGGGCGATCCCGCAATGATGTGGGAGAGCCTTCAGCGGGTGAATGCGCTGCCCGGCGACACGCTGATCTGTTCGGGACATGACTACTGCGCTTCGAACGGGGCGTTCGCTCTTTCGGTCGATGAGAATAACGACGCGCTGCGCCGGCGCATCGAAGAGACCGCCGCGTCGGAGCGGCCCTGCGCGCCCGCGACGCTTGACGAAGAGCGCCGGACCAATCCCTTCCTGCGCGCCTCCGAACTGGCCGCCGGGCGTGACGCTGCCAGCCCGGCCGAGGCGTTCGCGACGCTTCGCCGCATGAAGGACAGTTTCTGA
- a CDS encoding class I SAM-dependent methyltransferase, whose product MHHDVIELRRFYYTRSLGRVAQRILRDRLVANWPARGTTGMTVAGYGFAVPMLRPYLAHARRVTGLMPGPQGVMAWPAGMANHSVLCDETAWPLETGSVDRLVILHGLETSDHPAALLAEASRVLGPGGRMVVMVPNRAGLWARTDNTPFGFGRSYTAGQLERQAEAAGFVSERSGAAIYVPPSDRRFWLRSAIWWESVGARISSVLVAGVIWAEFSKQVHAPTGPARRVTVPSPLDVLEGIARPRPARGPVTGGAGQGRSGRQGG is encoded by the coding sequence ATGCATCACGACGTCATCGAGCTGCGCCGCTTCTACTATACCCGCTCGCTCGGCCGCGTGGCGCAGCGCATCCTTCGCGACCGGCTTGTGGCGAACTGGCCAGCGCGGGGCACCACCGGCATGACGGTGGCGGGTTACGGGTTCGCGGTGCCCATGCTGCGGCCCTACCTGGCCCATGCGCGGCGCGTGACCGGGCTGATGCCGGGGCCGCAGGGGGTGATGGCGTGGCCGGCGGGCATGGCCAATCACAGCGTGCTCTGCGACGAAACCGCATGGCCGCTCGAGACGGGAAGCGTCGACCGGCTGGTCATTCTGCACGGGCTCGAGACCTCGGATCACCCGGCGGCACTGCTGGCCGAGGCGTCGCGCGTGCTCGGTCCGGGCGGGCGCATGGTGGTGATGGTTCCCAATCGTGCCGGGCTGTGGGCGCGGACCGACAACACGCCGTTCGGCTTTGGGCGCAGCTATACGGCAGGTCAGCTCGAGCGTCAGGCAGAGGCGGCCGGCTTCGTCAGCGAGCGTTCCGGCGCGGCGATCTATGTGCCGCCATCGGATCGCCGTTTCTGGCTGCGCAGCGCAATCTGGTGGGAAAGCGTCGGCGCGCGGATCTCGTCGGTGCTGGTGGCCGGTGTGATCTGGGCGGAGTTTTCCAAGCAGGTGCACGCCCCGACCGGACCGGCGCGCCGCGTGACCGTGCCGAGCCCGCTGGACGTGCTGGAGGGAATCGCCCGCCCGCGCCCGGCGCGCGGCCCGGTGACGGGCGGTGCCGGGCAGGGCAGATCGGGCCGGCAGGGCGGCTGA
- a CDS encoding F0F1 ATP synthase subunit delta has translation MTVANSASISASIAGRYAQALFDIVRDAGGMDQLASQVDELGAALDDSSELREMISSPVYTRGQQADGIAAVADKMGLDKPLANTLALMAQNRRLFTLPQFVARLKTLIADERGEVNADVVSATELSDEQKKRLTDTLAEKSGKKVKLNTRVDESLIGGMIVKLGSQMIDTSIRSKLASLQNVMKEVG, from the coding sequence ATGACCGTGGCAAATTCCGCTTCGATTTCCGCTTCGATTGCCGGGCGCTATGCGCAGGCGCTGTTCGATATCGTCAGGGATGCCGGCGGGATGGACCAGCTTGCTTCTCAGGTGGACGAGCTGGGCGCAGCGCTCGATGACAGTTCCGAGCTGCGCGAAATGATCTCGTCGCCGGTCTATACCCGTGGTCAGCAGGCGGACGGGATCGCGGCTGTCGCGGACAAGATGGGGCTGGACAAACCGCTTGCGAACACGCTCGCGCTGATGGCGCAGAACCGCCGCCTGTTCACCCTGCCGCAATTCGTCGCGCGGCTGAAAACGCTGATCGCCGATGAGCGGGGCGAGGTGAATGCCGATGTGGTGTCCGCCACCGAGCTGAGCGATGAACAGAAAAAGCGTCTGACCGACACGCTGGCCGAGAAATCGGGCAAAAAGGTCAAACTGAACACGCGCGTCGATGAGAGCCTCATCGGCGGCATGATTGTCAAGCTGGGCTCGCAGATGATCGATACCTCGATCCGCTCGAAGCTCGCTTCCCTTCAGAATGTCATGAAAGAGGTCGGATAA